The sequence below is a genomic window from Lampris incognitus isolate fLamInc1 chromosome 18, fLamInc1.hap2, whole genome shotgun sequence.
GTAATGCGGAGTTGATTTTACTGAATCGAATCACTTTTTTGATTCCCACAGGACAGGAGTTCATTTCTGAATCATATCAACCGACTCTGAGAGCAGGTGGATGTAAGGTATATTTCATATATTATTGGTTCAGGTGTGGATTTTCAGAGGGAGTCAGTTGGAGTTGAACTAACTAGAAGGCATTGACAAGCTTCTCTCTGCTATTTGGAGAGCACCTGTTgtggtgtggtttttttttgtttttgtttttttgcattaaatGCTTTTATTGATGTACTTAACTAGTGGGTCCAAACAGAGCAAGTATATTTGACAACCTTCTCACACAGTTTGCCATTTTCTGAAAGGATAATAGTATACAAGTAGGATTCGTGTTGACTAAAAAAGGATTCCAGGCGTTGTGGGAGACTTAGAGAACAAGACTGCATCGAGATGAACATTGGCTTAGAATTTTAAGCCGTTTTAATGTATTTTTATTTGCAAGGGATGCAATGTCTCATCTAGTTGAAATAACTTGAAGTGGCTAGACAGGTCGTTTCAACTGGTACGAAGTGGAAGTAGGCAAAATGGGGCACATTCATTTGCTCAGCAGTGTGCTAATGACTTGTCTGCTACGATGTATTTTACCCCGGTAATGCCTACCTACAGCTTCACTGCAGGCTGGCATTAACCTGTACTACTCCCTTTTGACACTTCTGCGTTTATCCTGAAACATTAGGGATTGATTAATTTGCTTATCTAAAACATTGCAAAGTAAAAATGCAAGCAAAAAGAGTTCATCCAATGTAGACCTGgggtcaaaaaaacaaacaaaaaaacccaatctAAATTACAAAGCATTCAACTAACATCAACTGCGGACCCTTCTACCGATAGTGGCACGGTGGTGGACTATGGTGCTCCGGAGGATGTCTCCTGGCAGGTGGACTATGGCAGGACATAGAATGACGTGGTGGTGTCTGGTACCGTCTCGGAGGAGATCCTCTGTTCTGGTAGGGTGTCAAATAGCGTCCTCTGGATCTGGAGCAGGAACATCATCGCCCCCAGCTTGGTGTACCTCTTTCCTCATAGACACGGATATATGCAGTCTCACCCTGATGGGAATGAAACTCAGTCCTGTCCAACTTACGCAAAGCATATTTCCATATCCGCTCTACGGAGGAATTCGACCAATCCCTCACCATCTTTCTGCACGTCAGCAAAGCACACATCTCCTGCTTCACGCATGTGGCTTCAGGTCCTGCCAGCTCCCAGTTGGTGGCAGTCCAGTCACTGCGACACGGAATTCAGATCTGCGGGTTGAGGGTCCAAATCTCCCCTTAggtcctcctccaccacctcctcccatAGTACCACCAAATTTAGCCCCAGAAGATCGTGGATATTCTACATGTAGCTCGGAATCTCCATACCCATTCCTTCCATATACGGCATCATCTGCGTCCCATGGGTCTTCAAAGTGGACAAAGGCAAAGGGGATAGTGCCTCTATTGTTCTTCAATCCTCAATATCCTGGATTTTTCCATATTTGAAGAAGAggtcctctgtgtctctctcctgcACATCCATTGGAGGATTGCCCACATAGATTCGTCCATCCGCCATGGTGGTTAGAGGACTGGTTCTGCTGCTCAGGAGTAAATGTGCTTTTCCTTTGTAGATGCTAATGTTAGCAGTCCGCACGCTGTGCCGTGTGAGACCCCTCCCCACTGGGTTTTTCAACTCACAACTCTAAACTCAGTAGTTGTTTACATACTGTATTAGTCATTTATGTACTGGAGACAGAAAAAGTGGCtgaagttttgtgtgtgtgtctgtgtgaatgtaAGAAATGGAGAAGCCTTTTTAGAAGCAAAATTTGGGCAGAGGATGAAGTTATCCTTGGTGCAATGTTCTTAAAGAATGAATTATGAATAAAGTAAATACATTTTGTTTTTGAGCTATTGCAGTTTTCTGTAACACAAGTCAAATGATGACAAACATGGGTCAAATAAAGTACAGTATCCATTATTCAGGGGTTAAACAATAGATTATCAATTATTCAAAGGTCCCCTAAAGGTTGAGCACCAgccggcgtctgggtggcatgacagtctattccgttgcctaccaacacagggatcgctggtttggatCCCTgtttcacctccggcttggtcgggcgtccctacagatacaattggctgtgtctgcgggtgggaagccagatgtgggtatgtgtccaggtcgctgcactagcacctcctctggtccgtcggggcgcctgttcggggcgggggggggggactggggggaatagcgtgatcctctcactcgctacgtccccctggcgaaactcctcactgtcaggtgaaaagtggctggtgactccacatgtattggaggaggcatgtggtaagtctacagccctcctcggatcggcagagggggtggagcagagaccaggatggctcgaagagtggggtaattggccggatacaactggggagaaaggggaagggggggaaatcccagaAAAAAAGGTTGAATACCAGCCAATTTTGTCATAGACACACGCATTCTAAAATCATTTGAAATCTCAGTCATACACCATGGCCGATGGTACATAATCATGTCTCAGAGCTTTTTCTGGTCACTCTGATTCCATCAACTAAAACACCCACCCACACCTTATAGGATCAGGAACATTTCAGTTGTGGTCCAGGTGATACATGCGGCCGTAGAGACAGGCAGTGATGAGTCCAGCAGTCATCTTTGAGTGTTTCATAGCCACCCTGCCGTCTGCCGTCTGGTCCAGCCAGTCTGGCTGCTCTAGGATCAGATCACTGGCCAGTATCGAAGGGTAGACATGCCATGTCCCAAATTTCCCTTCCAACAGGAAGTCCATTTTAGTCTCTgcctcctccacttcctgtccACAGGAACTGGCCACCGTCCCCGCACAGCGAACTAATGCACACACCTTCGGATAAAGATGAAGCGAGAGCTATTTTAGCAATCCAAATTGCAACGATCCATTGAACATAAAACACAATCACCAGAACTATTACATCACCTCCTCTACTGCCAAACAAAACATACTTGAACCTGGCTTTTACCTATTGATGTTGCTGTATCAGCATGTTTATTATCTGCTTTCTAGTCATAAAAGTTAGCATCCTCTTCAAAATAACTTCCTGCCCTCTTCTTCCAAATTTGGCCGATTTGGTAAAGAAAAAAGGTCAAACACTATGTGGTAACAAATATAATGGTGTTTATGATTCAGTTATTTGTGGATTAGCCATCATCTTTAATATATAGGCATTAAAGTATCAAAACGGACAACATTTTGCATGTAAATGATCAGGAATGTAGCTTTTAAATATTCATTTTCTCTAATGAAGCTCTGATCTAATGCATAGGTGATAAAATCACGCCAACCAAACAGACCAAAGCAGGTCAACAGACACTTTGCTGATGGAGCATACCATGAATATTAAGAACAGAGAAACAAGATCAAAGATGCTCTTGTTCTGTACCTGCAGGGCATAGCGCCCGTTGACTGTGTGTGTTCCAGCAAACGCTCCCAAAGCATAAAGCTCTGTACTGCCCTCCTGTACGGACCGCTGGTACTGCAGGTGGCAGCAAAAAGGTCCATCGCAGACGCTCACCTTGCCTTCTGTGCCACTTAGTAGGATAAAGGTGAAGGGGTCATACATCATGGAGGAGGTGACAGGGGACAGAGGGAGTGAAGGAGTgatgaaaggaggaggagggcaaGGAGCAGAATCCAAGCAACTCTCTTTCTGCAGGCAGTATCTGGAGTCCACAGGCTGGGTTGGCCAGGACTCACCCATTGCCTCCCCCTTAGTCTCTCCTCGTACTCCTTCTGATTCTCCTCCATTCACAGACTTCACATCTGTGGTCACCtgtcctctttctccctctctctgcaccTCCTCCCTCTCAGTGGCCATTTTACTCGCCCTCCACAGTGGGTCTAGTACAGGTAGCCTGGCCACCAGCAGCTTGCCCTCCTCCGGTTCTCCCTGCCGAGCGTGGTGATGGAGAGCAGAGACGGGGCTGAAGATACCGCTGCCAGTCATACCCAGCAGGTCACTGCGAATGTTGGCTGCGAGTATGGAGACATTGGCGCCCAAGCTGAATGCCCGCTGGAACTGGACTGCTGCCAGCAGGGGCAGCTGATTCATCCAGGCCGTGGGGTAGACGAGCTGACGCACACCCTGAGAGGAGGATAGAGAGGGAAAGCACTTTTTCTCAATTGCAATTCCTGAAACAttgggcggcacgatggcccagtggttagcgctgtcgcctcacaccaaaaaggtcctaggttcgaaccccggggttgtccagtccaaccttgcggggtcatcccaggtcgtcctctgtgtggactttgcatgtcctccccttatctgtggtgggttttctccgggtgctccggtttccccccaccatcaaaagaaacatgcatgttagggtttatactcctgtctgtgcccctgaccaaggcaatgggaaaagaactgaagttggtccccgggcgcagcatgaaggcgtcAGCCcgctgctcttagctacacagatcacagctaggatgggttaatttgcagtaacaaaatttccccaaggggattaatgaagGAAACTTAACTTAATCTTAACCGTCTGCATTCTCAAAACTTGAGGTGCAATCCACGCAACAATAAAAGTCCCCGAAAGTCTCAAAATGTCAAACTCTTCTTATAAAATTAAATCAATTTGTCAATGATTATAGCAATGTCACCGAAGTGGAAATACTATGTCTATTAAagcataaaaaagacatgcaaaaGATTCAGAATCAATATGAAATGTTCGCATCCTCCTGTACCTTACGCACCATAGTTAGACCAGGCGATTACCAAGCTACTGTAAATAGTCTAGAGACTATGGCATCTAATTTTGCTGTCAATACAGATGGTTTCACTCACTAAAAGTCTACAAAAATATTCATTACAGCATTTGAAACCCCTGTAACGTAAAGGAAATTAAAAAATTGGCTAGCATCTCACTGGTCACCCAGTCTCCTCTCTGTTTGGCCACAACATTTCGTCCACATCCCAGTTTCAGTGCATTGATTGTTGGATTTAGTATTTTGCATgtgaggaccccccccctttttttctccacaattgcacttggccaattaccccacaccgagccgtctcagtcgctgctccaccccctctgccgagggctgcagactaccacatgcctcctctgatacatgtggagtcaccagccgcttcttttcacctgacagtgaggagtttcaccagggggacgtagcgcgtgggaggatcatgttattcccctcagtttcccctcccccctgaacaggcaccccaaccgaccagaggtggcgctagtgcagcggaggtaacaaggggattcgatccggcgatctctgtgttggtaggctacggaatagactgctatgctacctggacgccccccacgtgaggattttttttaaatgaacacATGCATGTGAGGATGACAGAGTTCAACTGAACACAATGTTTT
It includes:
- the btd gene encoding biotinidase, producing the protein MKNRRPPPAAASAMSLRSLSVCLFIVAGLCSSPSAGARGPLEDTGGGPSYVAAVYEHRVILNPEPHVQLPRSAALEHVWKNMAIYEEQAARAAQEGAQILVFPEDGLQGFNHSRLSISGFLETVPDPQQESWNPCTEPGTHNNTEILQRLSCMARRYSLYLVANMADLQPCPLSTDPSSSCPSDGRWQFNTDVVFRSDGLLVARYHKHNLYFEKAFDQPPAPELVTFDTPFAGRFGVITCFDLLFHKPTITLVEKGVRQLVYPTAWMNQLPLLAAVQFQRAFSLGANVSILAANIRSDLLGMTGSGIFSPVSALHHHARQGEPEEGKLLVARLPVLDPLWRAKSEGVRGETKGEAMGESWPTQPVDSRYCLQKESCLDSAPCPPPPFITPSLPLSPVTSSMMYDPFTFILLSGTEGKVSVCDGPFCCHLQYQRSVQEGSTELYALGAFAGTHTVNGRYALQVCALVRCAGTVASSCGQEVEEAETKMDFLLEGKFGTWHVYPSILASDLILEQPDWLDQTADGRVAMKHSKMTAGLITACLYGRMYHLDHN